In a genomic window of Salvelinus fontinalis isolate EN_2023a chromosome 7, ASM2944872v1, whole genome shotgun sequence:
- the LOC129859480 gene encoding BMP and activin membrane-bound inhibitor homolog: MDRHSSFICIWLQLELCAMAVLLTKGEIRCYCDAPHCVATGYMCKSELNACFTKVLDPMNTNSPLTHGCLDPIANAADVCSAKNTDALSGGLYTLECCHDDMCNYRGLHDLAHTRESTDHGRYQPESNNHNLVTRVQELASAKEVWFRAAVIAVPIAGGLILVLLIMLALRMLRSENKRLQDQRQQMLSRLHYSFHGHHTKKGHVAKLDLECMVPVTGHENCCLTCDKMRQADLGNDKILSLVHWGMYSGHGKLEFV; this comes from the exons ATGGATCGCCATTCCAGTTTCATTTGCATTTGGCTACAACTGGAACTGTGTGCCATGGCTGTTCTTCTTACTAAAG gaGAAATACGGTGTTACTGTGATGCCCCCCACTGCGTGGCCACAGGCTACATGTGCAAATCTGAACTAAACGCTTGTTTCACCAAGGTGTTGGACCCTATGAACACCAACTCGCCTCTCACGCACGGCTGTCTAGATCCCATAGCAAACGCTGCCGACGTGTGCAGCGCTAAGAACACAGATGCCCTGAGTGGGGGCTTGTACACACTAGAATGTTGTCACGACGACATGTGTAACTACAGAGGACTACACGACCTGGCGCACACCAGAGAATCTACAG ATCACGGCAGGTACCAGCCTGAGAGCAACAACCATAACCTGGTCACGCGGGTACAGGAGCTGGCCTCTGCCAAAGAGGTGTGGTTCAGGGCAGCAGTGATTGCGGTGCCTATCGCGGGAGGCCTCATCCTGGTTCTTCTCATCATGCTGGCGTTAAGGATGCTCCGCAGCGAGAACAAGCGGCTGCAGGACCAGAGGCAGCAGATGTTGTCACGGCTCCACTACAGCTTCCATGGCCACCACACTAAGAAGGGCCACGTGGCAAAGCTAGACTTGGAGTGTATGGTGCCTGTGACGGGCCACGAGAACTGCTGCCTCACCTGTGACAAGATGAGACAGGCAGACCTGGGAAATGACAAGATACTCTCACTGGTACACTGGGGGATGTACAGTGGGCACGGGAAGCTGGAGTTTGTATAA